From Cellulomonas dongxiuzhuiae, the proteins below share one genomic window:
- a CDS encoding GTPase family protein, whose translation MSLTLDERVAALDAALDAGDGRLPAPLVTQTRDLLARVRERAGLSAEHTVVALAGATGSGKSSLFNALVGADLAGTGVQRPTTSHPLAVVVGDDPDGDGPARLLDWLEVGRRHALPAGQPGAPDGRPRAGADARGARLTDGLVLLDLPDHDSVVVEHRVRAERLVSRADLLVWVVDPQKYADAALHERYLRPLAGHDDVVVLVLNQADRLSAGDVDSVLADLRRLAAADGLERARVLAASARTGAGVDDLRALVAQAVERREATNQRFGADLRTAARGVADACGPEPRGRRRDVATDRLLDALEDAAGVPTVVTAVRRSAVRRAGAHTGWPPVRWLARLRPDPLRRLHLAPRPAAEADLTRTSLPPAGAAQRATAATAVRDHADAVLAGAPDTWVLAARARLDTGALPDALDHAVARTPLLPERPLWWWRVAGAVQWLLLTAAVVGALWLGGIALLAYLQLPEPVTPVWGPAPAPTVLLVGGVLAGLLVAALGALAGRWGARARARAARRRLRASVTEVAQRLVLTPLAAETDALAACRRQAARAAGR comes from the coding sequence ATGAGCCTGACCCTCGACGAGCGCGTCGCCGCGCTCGACGCCGCGCTGGACGCCGGCGACGGACGGCTGCCCGCGCCGCTGGTCACGCAGACGCGCGACCTGCTCGCGCGCGTGCGGGAGCGTGCCGGGCTGTCCGCCGAGCACACCGTGGTCGCGCTCGCGGGCGCGACGGGCTCCGGCAAGTCGTCCCTCTTCAACGCGCTCGTCGGCGCGGACCTGGCCGGCACGGGCGTGCAGCGGCCGACGACGTCCCACCCGCTGGCCGTCGTGGTCGGGGACGACCCGGACGGCGACGGACCCGCTCGGCTGCTCGACTGGCTCGAGGTCGGGCGGCGGCACGCCCTGCCGGCAGGGCAGCCGGGGGCGCCCGACGGCCGGCCCCGTGCCGGGGCGGACGCGCGGGGTGCCCGGCTCACCGACGGGCTCGTGCTGCTGGACCTCCCCGACCACGACTCGGTCGTCGTCGAGCACCGCGTGCGGGCCGAACGGCTGGTGTCCCGTGCCGACCTGCTGGTCTGGGTCGTGGACCCGCAGAAGTACGCCGATGCGGCGCTGCACGAGCGGTACCTGCGGCCCCTCGCGGGTCACGACGACGTCGTCGTGCTCGTCCTGAACCAGGCGGACCGGCTCAGCGCGGGCGACGTCGACTCCGTCCTGGCGGACCTGCGCCGGCTCGCCGCCGCCGACGGCCTCGAACGTGCGCGGGTCCTCGCCGCGTCAGCACGGACGGGCGCCGGTGTCGACGACCTGCGGGCGCTGGTCGCGCAGGCCGTCGAGCGCCGCGAGGCGACGAACCAGCGCTTCGGCGCCGATCTGCGCACCGCCGCCCGCGGTGTCGCCGACGCCTGCGGTCCGGAGCCGCGCGGGCGCCGCCGTGACGTCGCCACCGACCGGCTGCTCGACGCGCTGGAGGACGCGGCGGGCGTGCCGACCGTCGTCACCGCCGTGCGGCGGTCGGCGGTCCGCCGTGCCGGCGCGCACACCGGCTGGCCGCCGGTGCGCTGGCTGGCGCGGTTGCGTCCCGACCCGCTGCGTCGGCTGCACCTGGCACCCCGGCCCGCCGCCGAGGCCGACCTCACCCGCACGTCGCTGCCGCCGGCCGGGGCCGCCCAGCGGGCGACGGCAGCGACCGCCGTGCGCGACCACGCGGACGCCGTGCTGGCGGGTGCACCCGACACGTGGGTGCTGGCGGCTCGCGCCCGCCTCGACACCGGGGCGCTGCCCGACGCGCTCGACCACGCGGTGGCGCGCACGCCGCTGCTGCCCGAGCGCCCGCTCTGGTGGTGGCGCGTCGCTGGGGCCGTGCAGTGGCTGCTGCTGACCGCCGCCGTGGTGGGTGCACTGTGGCTCGGGGGGATCGCCCTGCTCGCCTACCTGCAGCTCCCGGAGCCGGTCACCCCGGTGTGGGGCCCGGCGCCCGCACCCACCGTCCTGCTCGTCGGGGGTGTCCTCGCCGGTCTGCTCGTCGCGGCCCTCGGGGCGCTCGCGGGGCGCTGGGGAGCGCGGGCGCGCGCCCGCGCGGCCCGCCGGCGGCTGCGGGCGTCCGTCACCGAGGTCGCGCAGCGGCTCGTCCTGACGCCGCTGGCGGCGGAGACCGACGCGTTGGCCGCGTGCCGCCGGCAGGCCGCGCGGGCCGCCGGCCGCTGA
- the ettA gene encoding energy-dependent translational throttle protein EttA, giving the protein MAEFIYTMYKARKAHGDKVILDDVSLNFLPGAKIGVVGPNGAGKSTILKIMAGLDQPSNGEARLAPGYTVGILQQEPPLNEEKTVLGNVEEGVAEIKGKLDRYNEISALMADPDADFDTLLAEMGQLQEAIDAADAWDLDAQLEQAMDALRCPPPDADVTVLSGGERRRVALCKLLLEKPDLLLLDEPTNHLDAESVLWLEAHLKSYPGAILAVTHDRYFLDHVAEWICEVDRGRLYPYEGNYSTYLEKKGERLAIQGKKDVKLAKRLKEELEWVRSNAKGRQTKSKSRLARYEEMAAEADRTRKLDFEEIQIPPGPRLGSIVLEASNLQKGFDGRVLIDGLSFTLPRNGIVGVIGPNGVGKTTLFKTIVGLEPLDGGDLKVGETVSISYVDQSRGGIDPKKTLFEVVSDGLDFLKVGNVEMPSRAYVAAFGFKGPDQQKPAGVLSGGERNRLNLALTLKQGGNLLLLDEPTNDLDVETLGSLENALLEFPGCAVVVSHDRWFLDRVATHILAYEGTEENPGSWYWFEGNFASYEENKVQRLGADAARPHRVTYRKLRRD; this is encoded by the coding sequence GTGGCTGAGTTCATCTACACCATGTACAAGGCGCGCAAGGCGCACGGCGACAAGGTCATCCTCGACGACGTCTCCCTCAACTTCCTGCCCGGCGCCAAGATCGGCGTCGTCGGCCCCAACGGCGCGGGCAAGTCCACGATCCTCAAGATCATGGCCGGCCTCGACCAGCCGTCGAACGGCGAGGCGCGTCTCGCGCCCGGGTACACGGTCGGCATCCTGCAGCAGGAGCCGCCGCTGAACGAGGAGAAGACGGTCCTCGGCAACGTGGAGGAGGGCGTCGCCGAGATCAAGGGCAAGCTCGACCGCTACAACGAGATCTCGGCCCTGATGGCGGACCCCGACGCCGACTTCGACACGCTGCTGGCCGAGATGGGCCAGCTGCAGGAGGCGATCGACGCCGCCGACGCGTGGGACCTCGACGCCCAGCTCGAGCAGGCGATGGACGCGCTGCGGTGCCCGCCGCCCGACGCGGACGTCACCGTGCTGTCGGGTGGTGAGCGGCGACGCGTCGCCCTGTGCAAGCTCCTCCTGGAGAAGCCCGACCTCCTGCTCCTCGACGAGCCCACGAACCACCTGGACGCCGAGAGCGTGCTCTGGCTCGAGGCGCACCTCAAGAGCTACCCGGGCGCCATCCTGGCCGTCACCCACGACCGGTACTTCCTCGACCACGTCGCCGAGTGGATCTGCGAGGTCGACCGGGGTCGGCTGTACCCGTACGAGGGCAACTACTCGACGTACCTGGAGAAGAAGGGCGAGCGCCTCGCCATCCAGGGCAAGAAGGACGTCAAGCTCGCCAAGCGCCTCAAGGAGGAGCTGGAGTGGGTCCGGTCCAACGCCAAGGGCCGGCAGACCAAGTCGAAGTCGCGCCTGGCGCGCTACGAGGAGATGGCTGCGGAGGCGGACCGCACCAGGAAGCTCGACTTCGAGGAGATCCAGATCCCGCCGGGCCCGCGCCTGGGCTCGATCGTGCTCGAGGCGTCGAACCTGCAGAAGGGCTTCGACGGGCGCGTGCTCATCGACGGGCTCAGCTTCACGCTGCCGCGCAACGGCATCGTCGGCGTGATCGGCCCCAACGGTGTCGGCAAGACGACGCTGTTCAAGACGATCGTCGGCCTCGAGCCGCTGGACGGCGGTGACCTCAAGGTCGGCGAGACCGTCTCGATCTCCTACGTCGACCAGTCCCGCGGCGGGATCGACCCGAAGAAGACGCTGTTCGAGGTCGTCTCGGACGGGCTGGACTTCCTCAAGGTCGGCAACGTCGAGATGCCCTCGCGCGCCTACGTCGCCGCGTTCGGGTTCAAGGGCCCGGACCAGCAGAAGCCCGCCGGCGTGCTGTCCGGCGGTGAGCGCAACCGCCTGAACCTCGCGCTCACGCTCAAGCAGGGCGGCAACCTGCTGCTCCTCGACGAGCCGACGAACGACCTCGACGTCGAGACGCTCGGCTCGCTGGAGAACGCGCTGCTCGAGTTCCCCGGCTGCGCCGTGGTCGTCTCCCACGACCGGTGGTTCCTCGACCGCGTGGCGACGCACATCCTGGCGTACGAGGGCACCGAGGAGAACCCGGGCAGCTGGTACTGGTTCGAGGGCAACTTCGCGTCGTACGAGGAGAACAAGGTCCAGCGCCTCGGCGCGGACGCCGCGCGGCCGCACCGCGTGACGTACCGCAAGCTGCGCCGCGACTGA
- a CDS encoding acyl-CoA thioesterase — MARITVPVQLRWSDMDAYAHVNNVEMLRLLEEARIEVFWRHPEGPDGTVPDGARPTAVLDAGPGALTSTLVARQEIQYVRPLPYRRAPVVIELWLGHLGGASLDVCYEVRDAPTTVEGSVVFAVATTTIVLVDTATGAPRRLTADERAVWSPYLEAPVVIRRRA; from the coding sequence ATGGCCAGGATCACGGTGCCGGTGCAGCTGCGCTGGTCCGACATGGACGCCTACGCACACGTCAACAACGTGGAGATGCTGCGGCTCCTGGAGGAGGCGCGCATCGAGGTCTTCTGGCGCCACCCCGAGGGCCCGGACGGCACGGTCCCCGACGGTGCCCGTCCGACGGCGGTCCTCGACGCGGGGCCGGGCGCCCTGACGTCGACGCTCGTGGCGCGCCAGGAGATCCAGTACGTGCGTCCCCTGCCGTACCGCCGGGCACCCGTCGTCATCGAGCTGTGGCTGGGGCACCTCGGCGGTGCGAGCCTGGACGTCTGCTACGAGGTCCGCGACGCGCCGACGACCGTCGAGGGGTCGGTCGTGTTCGCGGTCGCGACCACGACGATCGTGCTGGTCGACACCGCGACCGGGGCCCCGCGCCGTCTGACCGCGGACGAGCGTGCCGTCTGGAGCCCGTACCTGGAGGCCCCCGTCGTCATCCGCCGTCGCGCGTGA
- a CDS encoding GTPase, which produces MSDDPTSTTTIPVVPGGDGPTHDVRVEPPATSQGAVRGATTAALDERVDALDGALAVGGARFDPAVVARVGATIERVRERLALGVDHTVVALAGGTGSGKSSLFNAVSRLQFADVGVRRPTTSRVTACVWGADGGPLLDWIGVEPEHRIERESLLDGDSEASLRGLVLLDLPDHDSIAPEHREVVDRVLPQVDLLVWVVDPQKYADDALHSGYLRRMTGRDASMLLVLNQVDTVPPDVRGDLVADVRRLLVEDGLPDVLVHEVSAVTGEGVGGLRDALAGTVARRSVAAVHADAEIADAARLVQAQVASREPAPSALAVGVVVDRLSSAAGLTAVGAAVAAAVRGGAGTPPRLGEVHADGVGLARASWLSSVTQGLPRPWAEDLRSRVATTAELRLAVTDALAHVPVAARRSRAATVLLLLAVVAGVAGLAGAGVLLADRLGASVSWLPPVALVAAVLALGVLLLVVSTLVRRRAARTRGARVVADGRAAIESAARGRLLVPTQDVLAEHRHARELAARALGEG; this is translated from the coding sequence GTGAGCGACGACCCGACCAGCACCACGACCATCCCCGTCGTCCCCGGCGGCGACGGACCCACGCACGACGTGCGCGTCGAGCCGCCGGCCACGTCGCAGGGTGCCGTGCGCGGCGCCACGACCGCGGCGCTCGACGAGCGGGTGGACGCGCTCGACGGCGCGCTGGCCGTCGGCGGTGCCCGGTTCGACCCGGCCGTGGTGGCGCGGGTCGGCGCGACGATCGAGCGCGTGCGGGAGCGCCTCGCGCTCGGCGTCGACCACACGGTCGTCGCGCTCGCGGGCGGGACGGGGTCCGGCAAGTCGAGCCTCTTCAACGCCGTGAGCCGCCTGCAGTTCGCCGACGTGGGTGTGCGCCGGCCGACCACGTCACGCGTGACCGCGTGCGTGTGGGGCGCCGACGGCGGGCCCCTGCTCGACTGGATCGGCGTCGAGCCCGAGCACCGCATCGAGCGGGAGAGCCTGCTCGACGGTGACAGCGAGGCCTCGCTGCGCGGCCTGGTGCTGCTGGACCTGCCCGACCACGACTCGATCGCGCCCGAGCACCGCGAGGTCGTCGACCGGGTGCTGCCGCAGGTGGACCTGCTGGTCTGGGTCGTCGACCCCCAGAAGTACGCCGACGACGCGCTGCACTCGGGGTACCTGCGGCGCATGACCGGCCGGGACGCGTCGATGCTGCTCGTCCTCAACCAGGTCGACACCGTGCCGCCCGACGTGCGCGGCGACCTCGTGGCCGACGTGCGGCGGCTGCTGGTGGAGGACGGGCTGCCCGACGTGCTGGTCCACGAGGTGTCGGCGGTGACCGGGGAGGGTGTCGGTGGGTTGCGCGACGCGCTCGCCGGCACCGTCGCCCGCAGGTCGGTCGCCGCCGTGCACGCCGACGCCGAGATCGCGGACGCGGCGCGTCTGGTGCAGGCGCAGGTCGCGTCGCGTGAGCCCGCGCCGAGCGCGCTGGCCGTCGGGGTCGTCGTCGACCGGCTGTCGTCGGCCGCGGGGCTGACCGCCGTCGGCGCGGCGGTCGCGGCCGCCGTCCGCGGTGGTGCCGGCACGCCGCCGCGGCTCGGTGAGGTCCACGCCGACGGTGTCGGGCTGGCCCGGGCGTCGTGGCTCTCGAGCGTCACGCAGGGGCTGCCCCGGCCGTGGGCCGAGGATCTGCGCTCACGCGTCGCGACGACGGCGGAGCTGCGCCTCGCGGTCACGGACGCGCTCGCTCACGTCCCCGTCGCGGCGCGGCGCTCGCGCGCGGCGACGGTCCTGCTGCTCCTCGCGGTGGTCGCCGGGGTGGCCGGTCTCGCCGGTGCGGGCGTCCTGCTGGCCGACCGCCTCGGGGCGTCCGTGTCGTGGCTGCCGCCGGTGGCGCTCGTGGCCGCCGTGCTCGCCCTGGGCGTGCTGCTGCTGGTGGTGTCGACGCTCGTCCGGCGCCGGGCGGCGCGCACGCGTGGCGCGCGCGTCGTCGCGGACGGTCGCGCCGCGATCGAGTCGGCCGCGCGCGGGCGCCTGCTGGTGCCGACGCAGGACGTCCTGGCGGAGCACCGGCACGCGCGCGAGCTCGCGGCGCGAGCCCTCGGCGAGGGCTGA
- a CDS encoding single-stranded DNA-binding protein: MGTHTQDVTVVGWVGSDLRTYHLDGVGGVPYAQFRLASTRRVLDRQSGAFRDGPTLWFTVKAWRTAAVNLDASLAKGDPVLVVGRLGQSEWVAQDGAPRSELVLEALAVGHDLSFGTTKFRRTLSGPRRARDDQPDATPQDDDHGPAEGRAGVGAVLTDDPWASLVDEAPVEEPAADDADVVDGDGGDGGPEGAGMSSAGTGARPGAGRTRVIA; encoded by the coding sequence ATGGGAACGCACACCCAGGACGTGACGGTCGTCGGATGGGTCGGCTCCGACCTGCGCACCTACCACCTCGACGGGGTCGGCGGAGTGCCCTACGCGCAGTTCCGGCTCGCCTCCACGCGGCGCGTGCTCGACCGGCAGTCCGGTGCCTTCCGCGACGGCCCGACGCTGTGGTTCACGGTCAAGGCGTGGCGGACCGCGGCCGTCAACCTCGACGCGTCCCTCGCGAAGGGCGATCCCGTGCTCGTCGTCGGGCGGCTCGGTCAGTCGGAGTGGGTCGCGCAGGACGGCGCGCCACGCTCCGAGCTCGTGCTCGAGGCGCTCGCCGTCGGGCACGACCTGAGCTTCGGGACGACGAAGTTCCGCCGCACCCTCTCGGGCCCGCGGCGGGCGCGCGACGACCAGCCCGACGCGACGCCGCAGGACGACGACCACGGCCCGGCCGAGGGGCGCGCGGGCGTGGGGGCCGTCCTCACCGACGACCCGTGGGCGTCGCTCGTCGACGAGGCGCCGGTCGAGGAGCCGGCGGCCGACGACGCGGACGTGGTGGACGGCGACGGCGGCGATGGCGGTCCGGAGGGCGCGGGTATGTCGTCCGCCGGGACCGGTGCGCGGCCGGGCGCTGGTCGGACGCGGGTGATCGCCTAG
- a CDS encoding dynamin family protein — protein sequence MTEPEVGGTTEPEVSGASVTFDGAVSGLLDALERLQQRLATLALPLEAPGVAEARRDRQAALAQLDDYLLPRLRARSAPLLVVVGGSTGAGKSTLVNSLLGVQVSAPGVLRPTTRAPVLVHHPLDERWYSTDRVLPGLARLTAVPVTGDAPAGSGVADPARALRLVASPALPRGLALLDAPDVDSVDVGNRRLAAQLLDAADLWLFVTTAARYADAVPWDLLLRAAQRHAQVALVVDRVDPGTEEVAADLRRMMDENGLPDARLFLVPESPLVDGLLPESAVSGVAAWLTALGADAPAREAVALATRDGVVGDLARRAQVLADAADVQVATDRRLREVVAAAYADAATHVQLATSDGAMLRGEVLARWQEFVGTGELLRSVEHGVGRVRDAVTAFFRGTPTQAPRVEQAIAHGLTAVVLDAADEAAERTHAAWRGDPAGAALLPGLDLARASTTLRAEVDAQVRGWQSDVLELVREQGESRRGTARYLSFGVNAAGVSLMVLAFASTGGLTGIEVGIAGGTAVVAQKLLEAVFGDDAVRRLTTYARERLDARVEGVLAREAERYTAQLDALGSAAVDGAALRAAGRDVERAASAERSVRPELVPGTAPAVSNALRGAGAGVDAGGRGHDAPHGADREQPDSRRPGFWRRLLGGTQGEA from the coding sequence ATGACGGAGCCCGAGGTCGGCGGTACGACGGAGCCCGAGGTCAGCGGCGCGTCCGTGACGTTCGACGGGGCGGTGAGCGGCCTGCTCGACGCGCTCGAGCGTCTGCAGCAGCGGCTCGCGACGCTCGCGCTCCCGCTCGAGGCGCCCGGCGTCGCCGAGGCGCGCCGCGACCGGCAGGCCGCGCTCGCACAGCTCGACGACTACCTGCTCCCACGCCTGCGCGCACGCTCGGCTCCGCTTCTCGTCGTCGTCGGCGGATCCACGGGCGCCGGCAAGTCCACCCTCGTCAACTCGCTCCTGGGGGTCCAGGTGTCGGCCCCCGGCGTGCTGCGCCCCACGACCCGGGCGCCCGTCCTCGTGCACCACCCGCTCGACGAGCGCTGGTACTCGACCGACCGCGTCCTGCCCGGCCTCGCACGTCTGACCGCCGTGCCCGTGACGGGTGACGCACCGGCGGGCAGCGGTGTCGCCGATCCGGCGCGGGCCCTGCGGCTCGTCGCGTCGCCGGCGCTGCCGCGCGGGCTGGCGCTGCTCGACGCGCCCGACGTCGACTCGGTCGACGTCGGCAACCGGCGCCTCGCCGCGCAGCTGCTCGATGCGGCCGACCTGTGGCTGTTCGTCACGACCGCGGCGCGGTACGCCGACGCCGTCCCCTGGGACCTGCTGCTCCGGGCCGCGCAGCGGCACGCACAGGTCGCGCTCGTCGTCGACCGCGTGGACCCGGGGACAGAGGAGGTGGCCGCGGACCTGCGGCGGATGATGGACGAGAACGGCCTGCCGGACGCCCGGCTGTTCCTCGTCCCCGAGTCCCCGCTGGTCGACGGGCTGCTGCCCGAGTCGGCCGTGTCCGGCGTCGCGGCGTGGCTCACGGCGCTGGGCGCCGACGCTCCCGCACGTGAGGCGGTCGCGCTCGCCACCCGGGACGGCGTGGTCGGCGACCTGGCACGGCGCGCACAGGTGCTCGCCGACGCGGCGGACGTGCAGGTGGCGACCGACCGCAGGCTCCGCGAGGTGGTGGCGGCCGCCTACGCCGACGCCGCGACGCACGTGCAGCTGGCGACGTCCGACGGGGCGATGCTGCGCGGCGAGGTCCTGGCCCGCTGGCAGGAGTTCGTCGGGACGGGTGAGCTGCTGCGTTCGGTCGAGCACGGCGTCGGCCGGGTGCGCGACGCGGTCACGGCGTTCTTCCGCGGCACGCCGACGCAGGCGCCGCGCGTCGAGCAGGCGATCGCGCACGGGCTCACCGCCGTCGTTCTCGACGCGGCCGACGAGGCCGCCGAGCGCACGCACGCGGCGTGGCGCGGCGACCCCGCGGGTGCCGCGCTGCTGCCCGGTCTGGACCTGGCGCGTGCGTCCACGACGCTGCGGGCCGAGGTGGACGCGCAGGTGCGCGGGTGGCAGTCGGACGTGCTGGAGCTCGTGCGGGAGCAGGGGGAGTCGCGGCGGGGGACTGCCCGCTACCTGTCGTTCGGCGTCAACGCGGCCGGTGTGAGCCTCATGGTGCTCGCGTTCGCGTCGACGGGCGGTCTGACGGGCATCGAGGTCGGCATCGCCGGCGGGACCGCGGTCGTCGCGCAGAAGCTTCTCGAAGCGGTCTTCGGTGACGACGCGGTCCGGCGGCTGACGACTTACGCGCGGGAGCGGCTGGACGCCCGCGTCGAGGGCGTGCTCGCGCGCGAGGCCGAGCGGTACACCGCGCAGCTCGACGCGCTCGGCTCCGCCGCCGTCGACGGGGCCGCGCTGCGCGCCGCGGGCCGGGACGTCGAGCGGGCGGCGAGCGCCGAGCGGTCCGTGCGCCCCGAGCTGGTCCCCGGCACGGCTCCCGCGGTGAGCAACGCGCTGCGCGGCGCAGGGGCGGGCGTCGATGCGGGTGGTCGGGGACACGACGCACCGCACGGAGCGGACCGCGAGCAGCCCGACTCCCGGCGCCCCGGGTTCTGGCGGCGGCTGCTCGGCGGGACGCAGGGCGAGGCATGA